From one Lycium barbarum isolate Lr01 chromosome 6, ASM1917538v2, whole genome shotgun sequence genomic stretch:
- the LOC132645979 gene encoding folate-binding protein 1 yields MEINLQFSLLLLLATSLHLQLHYVSGKDGGVCISPGGRFPRFSNEGRPPGKVKKGPRDLNLCRVFRGKTCCDVTQTHPAFISIRRLASTGEASQECLHLWEMLECSICDPRVGVQPGPPVLCPSLCDKVYQACSNAYFSIDAKTQVLAPCAVNDFVCGRASEWISNGTELCRVAGFSVKSLSDDPEEVSCYGGKSSVDYIADSWRTSRSKVQEKADNSGLVEDFKQWVEDMTFNERISWAVGGMVLTAGLLFTSQRKSRRQRQKLAALQRTAKKWEGRGSPRSLTS; encoded by the exons GTAAAGATGGTGGAGTTTGCATTTCTCCTGGTGGCCGCTTTCCTCGATTTTCAAATGAAGGAAGACCTCCAGGAAAAGTAAAAAAGGGCCCAAGAGATTTGAACCTCTGCAGGGTATTTCGCGGAAAAACTTGCTGCGATGTCACGCAGACACATCCTGCTTTTATATCCATTAGGAGGCTTGCTTCAACTGGAGAAGCGAGCCAGGAGTGTTTGCACTTATGGGAAATGTTGGAGTGTTCAATCTGTGATCCACGTGTTGGTGTGCAGCCTGGACCCCCTGTTTTATGCCCCTCTCTCTGTGACAAAGTATACCAAGCTTGCTCCAACGCGTACTTCTCCATTGATGCTAAGACACAG GTTCTAGCACCCTGTGCTGTAAACGACTTTGTTTGTGGTAGAGCATCCGAATGGATCTCTAATGGGACAGAGCTCTGCCGCGTTGCAGGTTTTTCTGTGAAGTCTTTGTCTGATGATCCAGAAGAAGTTTCTTGCTACGGCGGAAAATCTAGTGTGGATTATATTGCTGATTCGTGGAGGACTTCACGATCCAAGGTGCAAGAGAAAGCGGACAATTCGGGTTTGGTGGAAGATTTCAAGCAATGGGTGGAGGACATGACATTTAATGAGAGAATATCTTGGGCTGTAGGAGGCATGGTTCTTACAGCAGGACTTCTATTTACCAG TCAAAGGAAAAGCCGTAGGCAACGCCAGAAACTAGCAGCCCTCCAACGTACTGCCAAGAAATGGGAAGGAAGGGGGAGCCCGAGATCTCTTACAAGTTGA
- the LOC132645978 gene encoding serine/threonine-protein phosphatase PP1 isozyme 9, whose product MEGLMEKGVLDDIIRRLLEEKGGKQVQLSEAEIRQLCVNARQIFLSQPNLLRIRAPIRICGDIHGQFQDLLRLFEYGGYPPSANYLFLGDYVDRGKQSLETICLLLAYKIRYPDKIFLLRGNHEDAKINRVYGFYDECKRRFNVRLWKIFTDCFNCLPVAALIDEKILCMHGGISPELKNLEQINEIQRPAEIPDGGLLCDLLWADPDPRIKGWSDSDRGVSCTFGPDVVAEFLAKNELDLICRGHQVVEDGYEFFAKRRLVTLFSAPNYGGEFDNAGALLSVDEQLVCSFEILKPVLTSSSKLPLKKPPKVGGN is encoded by the exons ATGGAAGGGTTGATGGAAAAGGGTGTTTTGGATGATATAATAAGGAGATTATTGGAAGAGAAGGGAGGTAAACAAGTTCAGCTATCTGAGGCTGAGATCCGACAGCTTTGTGTTAATGCTCGCCAGATTTTCCTTTCTCAGCCTAATCTCCTCAGGATTCGTGCCCCCATTAGGATCTGTG GTGACATACATGGGCAATTCCAAGACTTATTAAGACTTTTCGAATATGGTGGCTATCCTCCTTCAGCAAACTATCTTTTTCTTGGGGATTATGTTGATCGTGGCAAGCAGAGTTTAGAAACAATATGTTTGCTACTGGCGTACAAAATAAGGTACCCTGACAAGATCTTCCTTCTAAGGGGGAACCACGAAGATGCAAAAATCAACAGGGTCTATGGATTTTATGATGAATGTAAAAGGAGATTCAATGTTAGGCTATGGAAGATATTCACGGACTGCTTTAATTGTTTGCCTGTTGCTGCACTTATTGATGAAAAGATCCTTTGCATGCATGGCGGAATTTCTCCAGAACTAAAAAATCTGGAACAAATAAACGAAATCCAGCGGCCAGCTGAGATTCCAGATGGCGGCTTGCTGTGTGATCTGCTGTGGGCTGATCCTGACCCTAGAATTAAGGGTTGGTCAGATAGTGATCGAGGTGTTTCTTGTACTTTTGGACCTGATGTAGTTGCTGAATTTTTGGCTAAGAATGAGTTAGACCTCATCTGCCGGGGTCATCAG GTGGTGGAGGATGGATATGAATTCTTTGCTAAGCGAAGACTTGTGACTCTATTTTCTGCTCCCAATTACGGTGGGGAATTCGATAATGCAGGTGCCCTATTAAGCGTTGATGAGCAACTTGTATGCTCCTTTGAAATATTGAAACCGGTATTAACTAGCAGTTCAAAGTTGCCCCTTAAGAAG CCACCTAAGGTTGGAGGGAACTGA
- the LOC132645983 gene encoding bidirectional sugar transporter SWEET17-like, with translation MENLPFIIGVIGNIISVLMFLSPVETFRRIVKNRSTEDFDSLPYICTLLNSSLWTYYGLIRPGSYLVSTVNGFGVIVEIIYIALFLQFAHPKMRNETAILAGVLNVAILGTTLLLAQFLLHGEMRINVIGFLATGLNIIMYSSPLGVMKTVVTTKSVEYMPFLLSFFLFLNGGVWALYALFVDDWFLGVPNGMGWFLGAVQLVIYAIYRNSNSSKQIAQDLEQGDQTKCLLPPSSSSTAQE, from the exons ATGGAAAATCTTCCTTTCATCATTGGAGTCATAG GCAACATCATTTCAGTTCTCATGTTTCTCTCGCCAGT TGAGACATTCAGAAGAATTGTAAAGAATCGATCAACTGAGGATTTTGATAGCCTTCCATACATTTGTACATTGCTTAATTCATCTTTGTGGACTTACTATGGACTTATAAGGCCAGGCAGCTATCTCGTCTCCACTGTCAATGGTTTTGGAGTCATCGTTGAGATTATATACATTGCTTTGTTCCTTCAATTTGCTCATCCAAAAATGAGA AATGAGACTGCCATCCTAGCAGGGGTTCTGAATGTGGCCATTTTAGGAACAACTCTATTGTTGGCGCAGTTTCTTTTACATGGAGAGATGAGAATTAACGTTATTGGTTTCTTGGCCACAGGTTTAAACATCATCATGTATAGTTCCCCTCTTGGTGTTATG AAAACTGTGGTGACGACTAAGAGTGTGGAGTATATGCCATTTCTTCTCTCGTTTTTCCTTTTCTTAAATGGTGGCGTATGGGCTTTGTACGCATTGTTTGTAGATGATTGGTTTCTTGGA GTACCAAATGGGATGGGATGGTTTCTGGGAGCAGTGCAGCTGGTTATATACGCCATTTACAGGAACTCTAATTCTTCAAAACAAATCGCGCAAGATTTAGAACAAGGAGACCAAACAAAATGCCTGCTGCCACCTTCTTCTTCCAGCACAGCTCAAGAGTAA
- the LOC132645980 gene encoding bidirectional sugar transporter SWEET17-like: MRINVIGFLSTGLNIIMYISPLGVMKTVVTTKSVEYMPFLLSFFLFLNGGIWTLYSVLVGDWFLGVPNGIGWLLGAVQLVIYAIYRNSNSSKQFVEDLEQGDQTECLLPPSSSSTQE, encoded by the exons ATGAGAATTAACGTTATTGGTTTCCTGTCCACAGGTCTAAATATCATTATGTATATCTCCCCTCTCGGTGTTATG AAAACAGTGGTGACAACCAAGAGTGTGGAGTATATGCCATTTCTTCTCTCGTTTTTCCTTTTCTTAAACGGTGGCATTTGGACTTTGTACTCCGTGCTTGTGGGTGACTGGTTTCTTGGA GTACCAAATGGGATTGGATGGTTACTGGGAGCAGTGCAGCTGGTTATATACGCCATTTACCGGAACTCTAATTCATCAAAGCAATTCGTCGAAGATTTAGAACAAGGAGACCAAACAGAATGCTTGCTGCCACCTTCTTCCAGCTCAACTCAAGAGTAA